From a region of the Arachis ipaensis cultivar K30076 chromosome B09, Araip1.1, whole genome shotgun sequence genome:
- the LOC107615066 gene encoding uncharacterized protein LOC107615066: MSVSEYTDKFEELFRFSRMCQRTPVDYEEWKCIKYEGGLRSDIFSSVGPMEIRTSSELVNKSRVAEECGSHHPGAPCKAGWGLCYSCGKAEHKAANCPEKQKQGARKAQQTGWVFTTSAIGTEGSESLIRSNCEMTGQTLNALFDSGASHSFISFEKAHELGLKIVV; the protein is encoded by the exons ATGTCTGTATCTGAGTATACCGACAAGTTTGAAGAGCTGTTCAGGTTCTCCCGTATGTGTCAGAGGACTCCGGTGGactatgaggaatggaagtgtattaagtatgaaggaggacttCGGAGTGATATCttcagttcagtgggaccaatggagattaggacttccTCCGAGTTGGTTAACAAgagtagggttgctgaaga GTGcggaagtcaccatccgggagcccCGTGCAAGGCCGGGTGGGGCTTGTGCTATTCTTGCGGCAAGGCGGAACATAAAGCCGCAAACTGTCCggagaagcaaaagcaaggtgcACGAAAAGCACAGCAGACTGGCTGGGTGTTCACCACTTCAGCTATAGGCACTGAGGGATCTGAGTCACTTATCCGAAGTAACTGTGAAATgactggtcaaactttaaatgctttatttgattcaggagcaTCGCACTCATTCATTTCATTTGAAAAGGctcatgagttaggattgaagattgtaGTCTAA